Proteins encoded by one window of Rattus rattus isolate New Zealand chromosome 10, Rrattus_CSIRO_v1, whole genome shotgun sequence:
- the LOC116911667 gene encoding olfactory receptor 6N1, giving the protein MDTGNWSQVAEFIILGFPYFQGVQTYLFVLLLSIYLTTILGNLLIFLVVYLDSRLHTPMYKFVSILSFLELGYTAATIPKMLANLLSEKKTISFSGCLLQIYFFHSLGATECYLLTAMAYDRYLAICRPLHYPTLMTQTLCTKIAIGCWLGGLAGPVVEISLVSHLPFCGPNHIQHIFCDFPPVLSLACTDTSVNVLVDFIINSCKILATFLLILSSYLQIIRTVLKIPSAAGKKKAFSTCASHLTVVLIFYGSILFMYVRLKKSYSLDYDRALAVVYSVVTPFLNPFIYSLRNKEIKEALKRQLMRIGMLG; this is encoded by the coding sequence ATGGACACTGGAAACTGGAGCCAAGTAGCAGAATTCATTATTTTGGGATTCCCTTACTTCCAAGGTGTCCAGACTTACCTCTTTGTCTTATTGCTTTCCATTTACCTCACTACTATATTGGGGAACCTGCTGATATTCTTGGTGGTCTACCTGGACTCTCGActtcacacacccatgtacaaGTTTGTCAGCATTCTTTCCTTCTTGGAGTTGGGCTATACAGCTGCCACCATTCCTAAGATGCTGGCAAATTTGCTCAGTGAGAAGAAGACAATTTCCTTTTCTGGATGTCTCCTACAGATCTACTTCTTTCACTCTCTTGGAGCTACTGAGTGCTACCTCCTGACAGCAATGGCATATGACAGGTACTTAGCCATCTGTAGGCCTCTTCACTATCCTACCCTCATGACCCAGACACTGTGTACCAAGATTGCCATTGGCTGCTGGTTGGGAGGCTTGGCTGGGCCAGTAGTAGAAATTTCCTTGGTGTCTCATCTCCCTTTTTGTGGCCCCAATCACATTCAACACATCTTTTGTGATTTCCCACCTGTGCTGAGCTTGGCTTGTACTGATACATCAGTCAATGTCCTGGTAGATTTTATTATAAACTCCTGCAAGATCCTGGCCACCTTCCTGCTGATCCTGAGCTCCTACTTGCAGATAATCCGCACAGTGCTCAAGATTCCTTCAGCTGCAGGCAAGAAGAAAGCCTTCTCGACTTgtgcctcccatctcactgtggTTCTCATCTTCTATGGGAGCATCCTTTTCATGTATGTGCGGCTGAAGAAGAGTTACTCCCTTGACTACGACAGAGCCTTGGCAGTAGTCTACTCCGTGGTTACCCCTTTCCTGAACCCCTTCATTTATAGCTTGCGCAACAAAGAAATCAAGGAGGCCCTGAAGAGGCAGCTGATGAGAATAGGGATGCTGGGGTGA
- the LOC116911730 gene encoding olfactory receptor 6N2, with product MDQHNFSSLTEFVLLGFPNVEHIGGCLFVLLLLAYLFTIGGNMLIFLVIRLDAALHKPMYHFVSVLSFLELWYTATTIPKMLANLLSEKKAISFAGCLLQTYFFHSLGASECYLLTAMAYDRYLAICRPLHYPSIMTTALCVKMAAGCWTCGFLCPISEVILVSQLPFCNYNEIPHIFCDFPPLLSLACKDTSTNVLVDFAVNAFIILVTFLFIMASYGRIIGAVLKIKTAAGRRKAFSTCASHLIVVLIFFGSIIFMYVRLKKSYSLTLDRTLAVVYSVLTPLANPIIYSLRNKELIQAIKRTFFKKVEKASPTHH from the coding sequence ATGGATCAACACAACTTCTCAAGCCTGACTGAGTTTGTGCTCCTCGGTTTCCCCAATGTGGAACACATTGGGGGCTGCCTTTTTGTCTTGCTGCTGTTGGCATACCTGTTCACTATTGGTGGCAATATGCTCATCTTCCTAGTCATCCGTCTGGATGCAGCCCTCCACAAACCCATGTATCACTTTGTCAGTGTTCTCTCTTTCTTGGAATTATGGTATACAGCCACCACCATCCCTAAAATGCTAGCTAATCTTCTCAGTGAGAAGAAGGCTATTTCTTTTGCAGGATGCCTCCTCCAGACCTACTTTTTCCATTCCCTTGGGGCTTCTGAATGCTATCTTCTTAcagccatggcctatgaccgatACCTGGCCATCTGCCGACCCCTCCACTACCCTTCAATTATGACTACAGCACTCTGTGTAAAgatggctgctggctgctggacTTGTGGTTTCCTGTGTCCTATTTCTGAGGTCATCCTTGTCTCTCAGCTCCCTTTCTGTAACTACAATGAAATCCCACACATTTTCTGTGATTTTCCACCTCTTTTGAGCCTGGCCTGCAAAGACACATCTACTAATGTACTGGTGGACTTTGCCGTCAATGCCTTCATCATCCTTGTCACTTTCCTTTTTATCATGGCCTCTTACGGGAGAATCATTGGTGCTGTGCTGAAGATAAaaacagcagcaggaagaagaaaggccttCTCTACATGTGCCTCACACCTCATTGTGGTGCTCATCTTTTTTGGCAGCATCATCTTCATGTATGTTCGGCTAAAGAAGAGCTACTCATTGACTCTTGACCGCACTTTAGCTGTAGTCTACTCTGTGTTAACACCTCTGGCTAATCCCATTATCTATAGTCTTCGAAACAAGGAACTCATTCAGGCCATCAAGAGGACCTTCTTCAAGAAGGTGGAGAAAGCTAGTCCAACTCATCATTGA